The uncultured Cohaesibacter sp. genome segment AGAAGCCCGTTCAGCAGGTCGCCTATCAGGCCGGGGTGATTGATCTGGCAGGGGACGGCCCCACAGCGCACGAAACAGCCTCACCTGCACGGACGGTCGCTTCCAATACGGATATGGCCAAGCCTGACGCCTTTTTCCAAGATCCGGGCCAAGCGCGCAGTGATGTGATGCCAAGTCGCTTTGGCATGGCCTATCGCCCGTCCGTGGATGATGGATCGCTTGATCCGCGTTCGCGTTTCGCGCCAGAAAGTGGCCGCAAGGACTCATCTGCCATCAATGAACGGGTCAGTCGCGTCTTTGCCGATTATGCGACAGAAACGGATGACAAGCTCAAGAACAAAGCGCACAAAGCAGCAGAAGCCATCGAAAACCAGCCAATTTCCCAAATGGTTTCTGCAGCGATGCCTTTGCCAAAGCGCAAGCCGATTTCTGCGGATGCGTATGTTGACGCATTGGCCGGGGCTTTGCCTCGGCCCAAGCCATCGCAGGCACCGTCCAGCCGGGACAACCAGCCCCTTGATTTGTCCAATGGGCAACAGGACAAGTCGAACGACGCCGTGAGCCAAGACTTGGTGCGGCGGCGCTTTGGAGCGCTTGATCTTACGGCCTTCCTCGACCAGAGCGTCGTTACTCCACGCAAGTCCAGCTAAACCGAACGAGCCCTTGGAGGCCTTCGAGGTCTTCATTTGGGAGGCTTGTCACTTAGCTGGTTTCTTTTCCATTTATGGTGAACCGATCGTTAAGAGTTGCTGGGTCACAATGATCCCGAGTAAGGCTCGGGATTGCCTGTGCTCTCTGTCGCGTCGGCTGCACAGAGCGGTTTCCCGATCCGGACGATCCTGCGCTATTGGCTTGAGAGCCCGCGCGAGGATTGTTCCTTTAAAGTGATGCGTTGGCCTTTGGCCGGGAACTAGTCGGGATGATTGTAGCCAAGTTTCTCTCCTGGATTGACACTGCTCCTGTGGAACGGCGTGCAGAGGCGACGAGTGCGCTGGCGCGGGCCTATCTTTATTCTCCACTTGAAGCGTCCGAGAAAGAAGCCGCCGATACGGCTCTGACCATTTTGCTGGATGATCCGGCTCCCATGGTACGGGAAGCCTTGAGCCAAGCGCTGGCAACGTCGCCGTATGCGCCGCGTCAGGTCATTCTCTCGCTCATTCAGGATATCGATTCCGTCGCCCTGCCTGTTGTAGCCTGTTCCCCCGTTTTGCTGGATGGGGAGCTGGTGGATCTGGTGGCTGAGCGTAGTGTTGCTATCCAGCTTGCAATTGCATCGCGTCCGTCGATCAGTCCCTCCCTGTCGGCTGCCATGGCCGAAGTGGCCGGGCCTCAGGCCTGCCGGGCCATGTTGGAAAATCCCGGTGCGCAGCTGGCGATCTTCAGTTTGCGGCGGCTTGCAGAGCGCTTTGGCCAGATGCCGGAGCTGCGCAATGCCTTGCTGGCTCTTCCGGGTTTGCCTGTCGATATACGCCAGACGCTGATCGTGCAGCTGGGGGATGCTCTGGAGCAGCTGGGGCTGGTGAAAAGCTTTGTAAGCAGTGAGCGTCGGGAAAGTTTGGTCAAGGATGCTTGCGACAAGGCGACGGTTGATCTGGCCTTCTGTTGTGTTGATCGGTCCGAGATGTTGGCACTGGTGGAGCATTTGCGTCTCTCAGGCCAGTTGACCGCCGATATTCTGATCCGCGGTCTGTGCATGGGCAATGTGGAGCTGTTTATCGCCGCGATGGTCAGTCTGACTGATCTTGACCAGAAGCGGGTTCTGGCAAGTGTCGAAGATCCAAGTGAAGGGGTCGTTCGGGCATTGTGCCGCAAGGCCGGGCTGGCTGATCGGATCGTGCCGGCGGTGCATTCGGCTCTGGCTGCCTATGGGGATTTGTCGCGTGTGATGGATCCGCTCGCTTCACGCGCACGCTTTGCCCGCCTGATGGTTGATCGCATCCTCAGTGACTATAACGGTCTCGTTGATGATGAGATGGATGATTTGCATGCCTTGCTGCGCCGGTTTGCGACCCAGATTGCGCGCGATGAAGCTCGGGAAAAGCGGTTTGCTTTCCAACAGATCAGTGCCGCGTGATTGGCGTGTGATGTTGTGGCAAAGCCCTGAAAAGAAAAAGGCTGCTTGCCTCAGGGGAGCAGCCTTTCTGATTCTGAAACCGGGATTGCGTGGCGCTTAGTCGTCCAGCTTGTCAGGGGCGACTTCGGCAATCCAGTCGTGGGTAATGTTGGCCAGTTCTTGTGCCAGAGCCTTGCCCACCGCATTGTCCTCTGCGCGCGCATTTTCCTTGACCACCGCCTTGATGGCCTGCACATGCTTGCGCAGCATATCCTTGGGCAACTGATCCCGGTCTTCGATTTTGTCGATCAACTCACACATTGAGCCTGCAATGGTGCCAGCGATCGGAAAGCCCATCGTGTGGGCCTGGCCTTTTAAATCGTGGCCTGAGCGGAAGAGGGTGGTCAAACGGTCTTCTGAAAAGCCATTATCCTCAATTTCCTGCCAGGCAGCTTGAAGCTTGTCGACTTCATCCTGCATCCATGTGCCGAAATTCACCGACAGGCGCTGCAGGGCCTGCTCTGCCTTGGCGACAGGGTCATAGTCGCTGGAATTCGGCAAAATCTTGATCTTTCTGCGTAGATCGACTTTGGGCTTGATGATCTCATAGTCCGCCATCAGGTCTGTCCTCTGCTTGCCCCTGTTGTGATCGTTTGTCATGTAGGGCTTGCTCATTTTTAGCGCTGCGAGTGCGCGGCATGTCATGCCGCATTTGCGTCGCTTTTCCGTCTTTCGTTGCCCTTATAGAGCGGGTTGGCAAATCGCCGGCGGTCTGGTCCATAGAAACCTGCGGCTTTGATGAAAGGGCGATTATTGACCAGACACGAGGCCACGCGAACATAAAGAGCGTTGGCCGAAATCGGTTTGCACAAAAATTCTGTTACGCCCGCATCGCGGGCTTCTGTAACGCGCTTCTTTTCGGAGTGTCCCGTCAACATGATAATCGGCACGGTGGAATTGGAGGACGATACCGGATTGCGCATCATCCGTGTCAGCTCGATGCCTGAAAATATAGGCATGAACCAATCCGTGATTACGATGTCGGGCTGGTTGGTCTGAAACAATTCCAAACCAGTCGCTCCATCTTCTGCTTCGGTTACTTCACGTGCTCCGAAGCCATGGATCAAGGTTCTGACGACGCGCCGCATGTGGGTGTTGTCGTCAATGATCAGGAATCGAAGCAGTGACAGATCTACATTGATCATAGTCTTACTGATGGTTGTTGAACAGCTCTGAATTTATGGTACGCCGACCTTTACTCAAGGCAAGCGCGCAGTATCAGCGGAGTTTAACCTAGTGTCTATTAAGGAAGCCTTAGGTTGAGCTGCCTTTCAACGCGGTGTCGGTCGCAGTCACTTCAGTAGCGGAATTGTTCTGCCAGAATGCGCTCTGCCCACCCTTGCTCGGGATCGAGCATGATGATGCAGGTGTTGGAAGCGTCTTCGCGGATGTTTACTTCGACGACGGAGCGAAACTCCACATGATCTGCAACGGCGCTGAGGGGGCGTTTGGCAGGCTCGCGGACAACGATTTTCACTTCAGCCGAATTGGGTAACAGAGCACCGCGCCAGTGGCGGGGGCGGAACGGGCTGATTGGGGTGAGGGCCAGCAAAGGCGAATCGATGGGCAAAATCGGGCCATGAGCTGACAGATTATAGGCTGTGCTGCCGGTTGGCGTGGCGATCAGAATTCCATCGCAAATCAATTCCTCCATCCGCACCTTGCCATCGATTTGAATTTCGAGCTTGGCGGCCTGAGCGGTCTGGCGGAAGACGGAAATCTCGTTGATGGCGAGGCCTTCGTGCGCCTTGCCGTAGGAATCCATTGCCGTCATGGCCAATGGGTGGACCTCATTGGGCTCGGCCTTCTGGAGGTGGTTCAGCAGGTCATCTTCGCGGAATTCATTCATCAGGAAGCCGACGGAGCCGAAATTCATTCCATAGATGGGAATGCCGGAATTCATATGGCGATGAAGGGTTTGCAGCATCAATCCATCCCCCCCAAGTGCCACGATCACATCTGCGTCGCTGGGGGGCACCGAGCCATACCGATGGGCCAGTCGCATGCGCGCCCGTTCGGCTTCTTCCGTTGGGATGGAGAGAAAGGCGATCTTTTCAAAGGGCCGTGACATTGGATTGGTCCGTTTTTAAACTGCCGGGTTGGTAGGCTCCGCTCTGTGGAGTAGCATGGTTACA includes the following:
- a CDS encoding DUF2336 domain-containing protein encodes the protein MIVAKFLSWIDTAPVERRAEATSALARAYLYSPLEASEKEAADTALTILLDDPAPMVREALSQALATSPYAPRQVILSLIQDIDSVALPVVACSPVLLDGELVDLVAERSVAIQLAIASRPSISPSLSAAMAEVAGPQACRAMLENPGAQLAIFSLRRLAERFGQMPELRNALLALPGLPVDIRQTLIVQLGDALEQLGLVKSFVSSERRESLVKDACDKATVDLAFCCVDRSEMLALVEHLRLSGQLTADILIRGLCMGNVELFIAAMVSLTDLDQKRVLASVEDPSEGVVRALCRKAGLADRIVPAVHSALAAYGDLSRVMDPLASRARFARLMVDRILSDYNGLVDDEMDDLHALLRRFATQIARDEAREKRFAFQQISAA
- a CDS encoding Hpt domain-containing protein: MADYEIIKPKVDLRRKIKILPNSSDYDPVAKAEQALQRLSVNFGTWMQDEVDKLQAAWQEIEDNGFSEDRLTTLFRSGHDLKGQAHTMGFPIAGTIAGSMCELIDKIEDRDQLPKDMLRKHVQAIKAVVKENARAEDNAVGKALAQELANITHDWIAEVAPDKLDD
- a CDS encoding response regulator; this encodes MINVDLSLLRFLIIDDNTHMRRVVRTLIHGFGAREVTEAEDGATGLELFQTNQPDIVITDWFMPIFSGIELTRMMRNPVSSSNSTVPIIMLTGHSEKKRVTEARDAGVTEFLCKPISANALYVRVASCLVNNRPFIKAAGFYGPDRRRFANPLYKGNERRKSDANAA
- a CDS encoding NAD kinase, translating into MSRPFEKIAFLSIPTEEAERARMRLAHRYGSVPPSDADVIVALGGDGLMLQTLHRHMNSGIPIYGMNFGSVGFLMNEFREDDLLNHLQKAEPNEVHPLAMTAMDSYGKAHEGLAINEISVFRQTAQAAKLEIQIDGKVRMEELICDGILIATPTGSTAYNLSAHGPILPIDSPLLALTPISPFRPRHWRGALLPNSAEVKIVVREPAKRPLSAVADHVEFRSVVEVNIREDASNTCIIMLDPEQGWAERILAEQFRY